The Thermosulfurimonas sp. F29 genome includes a window with the following:
- a CDS encoding nucleotidyltransferase domain-containing protein, with amino-acid sequence MGSDLDVVVLVRETGRPFPERRRDFPAEDLPVPVDLVVYSLEEWRRMKGRLRWKIRWLKGRPDYVGTQG; translated from the coding sequence GTGGGAAGTGACCTAGATGTGGTGGTGCTGGTACGGGAGACCGGGCGTCCCTTCCCGGAGAGACGGAGGGACTTTCCGGCGGAGGATCTGCCGGTGCCGGTGGATCTCGTGGTATATTCCCTGGAGGAGTGGCGGAGGATGAAAGGCCGCTTGCGTTGGAAGATCAGGTGGCTAAAAGGGAGGCCCGATTATGTCGGAACTCAGGGATAA
- a CDS encoding HDOD domain-containing protein, with protein sequence MLDDKRREVKKKLRTLEGLPTLPPIVAKLTRMIGDETVSAPQIAAVIEKDQVLTSKVLRLVNSAFYGFPRRISTVSNAIVLLGFNVIRTLVITASIFEMMQSRDVGLWEHSLGVAMVSGLLARRLGLDQPEEVATAGLLHDLGKVVERATLLEEYRNIQQMVNEREIPWREAEAEILHMDHAEMGGYLLNRWNLPERLIEPVSFHHEVHRARNFPVETAVVQMADLLVRARGFGFAGDPWVPEPEEKTLKLVPLSREDLSALWPELEVRFYELRFFTEEIREALSAKSAST encoded by the coding sequence ATGCTTGACGACAAAAGGCGCGAGGTAAAGAAGAAACTCCGTACGCTTGAGGGGCTTCCCACCCTTCCCCCTATAGTGGCCAAGCTTACGCGGATGATCGGGGACGAGACCGTCTCCGCTCCCCAGATAGCCGCGGTGATCGAGAAGGATCAGGTGCTGACCAGTAAGGTTTTGCGACTGGTCAATTCGGCCTTTTACGGTTTTCCCCGCCGCATATCCACGGTCTCAAACGCCATCGTGCTTCTGGGGTTCAATGTGATCCGCACCCTGGTGATCACCGCCTCCATCTTTGAGATGATGCAGAGCCGGGATGTGGGCCTGTGGGAGCATTCCCTGGGGGTGGCCATGGTTTCCGGGTTGCTGGCCCGGCGCCTGGGGCTGGATCAGCCCGAGGAGGTGGCCACCGCGGGCCTGCTTCACGATCTGGGCAAGGTGGTGGAACGGGCCACTCTTCTTGAGGAATACAGGAACATCCAGCAGATGGTGAACGAGAGGGAGATCCCCTGGCGCGAGGCCGAGGCCGAGATCCTGCACATGGATCACGCCGAGATGGGGGGGTATCTCCTCAACCGCTGGAACCTTCCGGAACGGCTCATCGAGCCGGTAAGTTTTCATCACGAGGTGCATAGGGCCAGGAACTTTCCGGTGGAGACCGCGGTGGTGCAGATGGCCGATCTTCTGGTGCGGGCCCGGGGGTTCGGTTTTGCCGGGGATCCCTGGGTGCCGGAGCCGGAGGAGAAGACCCTCAAGCTGGTGCCGCTTTCCCGGGAGGACCTCTCCGCCCTCTGGCCGGAACTGGAGGTCCGGTTTTACGAACTGCGTTTTTTTACCGAGGAGATCAGGGAGGCCCTGAGTGCGAAGAGTGCTTCTACTTAG
- the dapA gene encoding 4-hydroxy-tetrahydrodipicolinate synthase, whose product MPCGRKRCKTFGPEDIRGSIVAIVTPFRDGAVDEEGFRELVRWHLKEKTHGLVVVGTTGESATLTKEEKARLFEIALEEAKGKVPVILGTGTNNTAASIELTRMAKEMGADAVLMVTPYYNKPTQEGLYRHYEAVAREVNIPIILYNVPGRTSVSLAPETVARLAKIKNIVGIKEATGCMRQATEIMRLTGNRFRILSGDDFTAFSLMALGGHGVISVAANVVPREMSRFMEACLKGQWDKARKMHFKLYPLFKAMFLETNPVPAKTALSLMGRIASPEVRLPLAPMSEANVEKLRTVLAEYKLVES is encoded by the coding sequence ATGCCGTGTGGTAGAAAAAGGTGTAAGACCTTCGGGCCGGAGGACATCAGGGGTTCCATCGTGGCCATCGTAACCCCTTTCCGCGACGGGGCCGTGGACGAGGAGGGGTTCCGTGAGCTGGTACGCTGGCACCTCAAGGAGAAGACCCACGGTCTGGTGGTGGTGGGCACCACCGGGGAGTCGGCCACCCTGACCAAGGAGGAAAAGGCCCGGCTCTTTGAGATCGCCCTGGAGGAGGCCAAGGGTAAAGTCCCGGTGATCCTGGGCACGGGGACCAACAACACCGCCGCCTCCATTGAGCTCACCAGGATGGCCAAGGAGATGGGGGCCGACGCGGTGCTCATGGTGACCCCTTACTACAACAAGCCCACCCAGGAGGGGCTTTATCGCCACTACGAAGCGGTGGCCAGGGAGGTAAACATCCCCATCATCCTCTACAATGTCCCCGGCCGGACCTCGGTGAGTCTCGCTCCGGAGACGGTGGCCCGGCTGGCCAAAATAAAGAACATCGTCGGGATCAAGGAGGCCACCGGTTGCATGAGGCAGGCCACCGAAATCATGCGCCTTACCGGAAACAGGTTCCGGATCCTTTCCGGGGACGACTTTACGGCTTTCAGCCTCATGGCCCTGGGGGGGCACGGGGTCATCTCCGTGGCGGCCAATGTGGTGCCCCGGGAGATGTCCCGTTTCATGGAGGCCTGTCTCAAGGGGCAGTGGGACAAGGCCCGGAAGATGCACTTCAAGCTCTATCCCCTCTTCAAGGCCATGTTTCTTGAGACCAATCCCGTACCGGCTAAGACCGCGCTGTCTCTCATGGGACGCATCGCCAGCCCGGAGGTACGGCTGCCGCTGGCTCCCATGAGCGAGGCCAATGTGGAAAAGCTCCGGACCGTGCTTGCGGAATACAAGCTGGTGGAAAGCTGA
- a CDS encoding glucose-1-phosphate thymidylyltransferase: MNLRPEDFFDIGALSRHRVLFEGCVFVWEVLKRLPAYLREHIRPLPSGVPLREPLPRGVILCEGEVIPLSEVEAVEGRFYLRGEEIRGAVLHAGAILMDREVELAPGVVVEPGALIYGPSWIGPNTQVRQGAYVRGEVLAGEGCVIGHTTEVKRAVFLDGAKAGHFAYVGDSLLGRGVNLGAGTKLANLKLARGHIKVRLEGEVYDTGLRKFGAVLGDGVQTGCNSVTNPGTLVGPGSYILPNVTAGPGVIPPRSIVRK, translated from the coding sequence ATGAACTTGAGGCCGGAGGACTTCTTTGACATCGGGGCCCTTTCCAGGCACCGGGTTCTCTTTGAGGGGTGCGTCTTCGTCTGGGAGGTACTGAAACGCCTTCCGGCCTATCTTCGCGAACACATAAGGCCCCTTCCCTCCGGGGTGCCCCTGCGGGAGCCGCTTCCCCGGGGGGTGATCCTCTGCGAAGGCGAGGTCATTCCCCTGAGCGAGGTGGAGGCGGTGGAGGGAAGGTTTTACCTCCGGGGGGAGGAGATCCGCGGGGCGGTGCTTCACGCCGGGGCCATCCTCATGGACCGGGAGGTGGAACTGGCTCCCGGGGTGGTGGTGGAACCGGGGGCGCTCATTTACGGTCCGAGCTGGATCGGGCCGAACACCCAGGTGCGCCAGGGGGCCTATGTCCGGGGAGAGGTGCTCGCCGGAGAGGGATGCGTGATCGGACACACCACCGAGGTGAAGCGGGCGGTTTTCCTGGACGGGGCCAAGGCCGGCCACTTCGCCTATGTGGGGGACAGCCTCCTGGGCCGGGGGGTGAACCTGGGGGCCGGCACCAAACTGGCCAACCTGAAACTGGCCCGGGGCCACATAAAGGTGCGTCTTGAGGGGGAGGTCTACGACACCGGGCTTCGCAAGTTCGGGGCGGTGCTCGGCGACGGCGTGCAGACCGGATGCAACAGCGTCACCAACCCCGGCACCCTGGTGGGGCCGGGAAGCTACATTCTCCCCAATGTCACCGCGGGGCCGGGAGTGATTCCCCCGCGAAGCATCGTGCGAAAATAA
- a CDS encoding PilZ domain-containing protein, with translation MAEKRRYPRFYFECVRAYLPGKAEPLRVTDLSLQGCFIEMEDPPPPGTVLSFEMELPNIGRIPVRGMVLHQGGLEPKGAGILFLEIEGEFHHVYAKFLKALQFIEEARKIYEKLLASEE, from the coding sequence TTGGCGGAAAAGAGGCGATATCCCCGATTTTATTTTGAATGTGTACGGGCTTATCTTCCGGGGAAAGCAGAGCCCCTGAGAGTAACCGATCTCTCCCTTCAGGGCTGTTTTATCGAAATGGAAGATCCTCCCCCTCCCGGTACGGTTCTGAGTTTTGAGATGGAGCTTCCCAACATCGGGCGCATTCCGGTAAGAGGAATGGTGCTTCATCAGGGTGGGCTCGAGCCCAAGGGGGCCGGTATTCTCTTTCTCGAGATAGAGGGAGAATTCCATCATGTTTACGCCAAGTTTCTCAAGGCCCTCCAGTTCATAGAAGAGGCCCGAAAGATCTACGAGAAGTTGCTTGCCTCCGAAGAGTGA
- a CDS encoding KaiC domain-containing protein: MEREIISEAILRPSEAATKAPPLKGVPTGVEGLDELFFRVEWKEGRPARKPLGGIPLGAVVNLTGMPDTGKSLMAEQFAVKQAALGERVCFVTVETPAPFVVKGLEERARAMGIDFSGLEDRLVLLDAASYHRLREDLPTLMDTLAHIYRTYRVNRTVVDSVTGLYEAREMMARSVVRALYTFCKKWHQTALFVSQKRSAHEELSAEAAGGYAVGHIVDCTMVLSKELLLSARSASAYGLPPGSILRLFRIDGCRLCGHDTSVRVLEITDLGLVKVGKPLSEFLRK; encoded by the coding sequence ATGGAAAGGGAAATTATCTCCGAGGCCATTCTGCGCCCCTCCGAGGCCGCAACCAAGGCCCCGCCTCTCAAGGGGGTGCCCACTGGGGTTGAGGGGCTGGACGAGCTTTTTTTTCGCGTGGAATGGAAGGAGGGACGGCCGGCGCGGAAACCCCTGGGGGGCATTCCCCTGGGAGCGGTGGTGAACCTCACCGGTATGCCCGACACCGGAAAGAGCCTCATGGCCGAACAGTTCGCGGTAAAACAGGCCGCTCTCGGGGAAAGGGTCTGTTTCGTGACCGTGGAGACACCGGCCCCTTTCGTGGTGAAGGGACTCGAGGAGAGGGCCCGGGCCATGGGGATTGACTTTTCCGGGCTCGAGGATCGACTCGTGCTCCTGGATGCGGCGAGTTATCACCGCCTGCGGGAAGATCTCCCCACCCTCATGGACACCCTGGCCCACATCTATCGCACCTACAGGGTGAATCGCACGGTGGTAGACTCGGTCACCGGACTCTACGAGGCCCGGGAGATGATGGCCCGGAGCGTGGTGCGGGCCCTTTACACCTTCTGTAAGAAGTGGCACCAGACCGCCCTTTTCGTCTCTCAAAAAAGGAGCGCCCACGAGGAACTTTCCGCCGAGGCCGCCGGGGGATACGCCGTGGGCCACATCGTGGACTGCACCATGGTTCTCTCGAAGGAACTCCTCCTTTCGGCCCGCAGTGCCTCTGCCTACGGACTCCCCCCGGGCTCGATTCTCAGGCTCTTCCGCATCGACGGCTGTCGTCTCTGCGGGCACGACACCTCCGTAAGGGTGCTTGAAATTACCGACCTGGGTCTGGTAAAAGTAGGAAAACCCCTTTCCGAGTTTCTCAGAAAATGA
- a CDS encoding DUF4258 domain-containing protein: MKIKFSRHAKRRAKLYRISLSTIENILKKKNLCPGKHEIIQEVPGQKFPLKIVVSVENDTIVVITNYPLKKRRKR, from the coding sequence ATGAAAATAAAATTTTCTCGTCATGCAAAGAGAAGAGCTAAATTATACAGGATTTCTTTATCGACAATTGAAAATATCCTGAAAAAGAAAAATTTATGTCCGGGGAAGCACGAAATCATCCAGGAAGTGCCAGGTCAAAAGTTCCCCCTAAAAATTGTAGTCAGTGTAGAAAATGATACGATAGTAGTAATCACTAATTATCCCTTAAAGAAAAGGAGAAAAAGATGA
- a CDS encoding 16S rRNA (uracil(1498)-N(3))-methyltransferase → MSLPRFFAPEARPGDLLELAPEEAHHLRDVLRIRRGERVRLIDGRGREFEAEVVEVSRTGVRVLTMGLLREEPAPSPRLEMFVPLLKGGRTEFLVEKATELGVSRIFPFVSRRAVARPSPRTLERLYRRSIQALKQCGRLWLPLLEAPAPLEELLPKTGASGRFFAYEKGGAPLHRAFEPPPGDLALAVGPEGGFSPEEAALLETFDFLPLTLGPYILRAETAALFLMSIWRYHSLIREDFRP, encoded by the coding sequence ATGAGCTTGCCCCGGTTCTTCGCCCCGGAGGCCCGCCCCGGAGACCTTCTCGAGCTCGCCCCCGAGGAGGCCCATCACCTGCGGGATGTGCTGCGCATTCGCCGGGGGGAAAGGGTACGGCTGATCGACGGGCGGGGACGCGAATTCGAGGCCGAGGTGGTGGAGGTCAGCCGGACCGGAGTGCGTGTCCTTACCATGGGGCTTCTCAGAGAGGAACCCGCGCCCTCGCCGCGACTGGAGATGTTCGTCCCTCTTCTAAAGGGGGGACGTACGGAGTTCCTGGTGGAGAAGGCCACCGAACTGGGGGTGTCCAGGATATTCCCCTTCGTAAGCCGTCGTGCCGTGGCCCGACCCTCTCCCCGCACCCTGGAAAGACTTTATCGTCGCTCCATCCAGGCCCTGAAGCAGTGCGGAAGGCTCTGGCTCCCCCTCCTGGAAGCCCCGGCTCCGCTGGAGGAACTCCTTCCGAAGACCGGGGCCTCGGGACGCTTCTTCGCCTACGAGAAGGGGGGAGCCCCTCTCCACCGGGCCTTTGAGCCTCCCCCGGGAGACCTGGCCCTGGCCGTGGGGCCGGAGGGAGGCTTCTCGCCGGAGGAGGCCGCCCTGCTCGAGACTTTCGACTTCCTGCCCCTCACCCTGGGCCCCTACATCCTGAGGGCGGAGACCGCGGCCCTCTTCCTCATGAGTATATGGCGCTATCACAGCCTGATAAGAGAAGATTTCCGCCCCTAA
- a CDS encoding diguanylate cyclase domain-containing protein has translation MRRVLLLSPETLPYTRWVEALRRKRYAVEIFSTIEEAGEKVLFNLPDLLLVAEALKPDLVHDLVFALKCDLSLATLPVILIIEPEKLHHIQWQNYFVDDFLCEGASEEEVVSRVELAFVRSERLADNNPLTGLPGNTSILRKIEEVIRSEESWAVGYVDLDNFKPFNDAYGFSRGDEVIRMLARILVTTVDLYAGPRGFVGHIGGDDFVFVVPLEVAEKMSREIIQKFDQLIINFVDPEDRERGCLVTTDRQGVLCRMPWPSVSIAIVPVWKDRFHHYGEVAAIAAQLKHYVKRVPGSIYLVDRRK, from the coding sequence GTGCGAAGAGTGCTTCTACTTAGTCCGGAAACCCTTCCTTATACCCGATGGGTTGAGGCCCTTCGAAGGAAAAGGTATGCGGTGGAGATCTTCTCCACCATAGAGGAGGCCGGTGAGAAAGTACTTTTCAACCTTCCGGATCTTCTTCTGGTGGCCGAGGCTTTAAAACCCGACCTGGTCCACGACCTGGTTTTTGCCCTCAAGTGTGATCTCAGCCTGGCCACACTTCCTGTAATCCTGATTATCGAGCCGGAGAAACTCCATCATATTCAGTGGCAAAACTACTTCGTGGACGATTTTCTGTGCGAGGGGGCCTCGGAGGAAGAGGTGGTCTCAAGGGTGGAGCTGGCCTTCGTGCGTTCGGAGCGTCTGGCGGACAACAATCCCCTCACGGGTCTTCCCGGGAACACCTCCATCCTCCGCAAGATTGAGGAGGTTATCCGGTCCGAAGAGAGTTGGGCTGTGGGATATGTGGATCTGGACAACTTCAAACCCTTCAACGATGCTTACGGATTTTCTCGCGGTGACGAGGTCATCCGGATGCTGGCGCGGATCCTGGTCACCACCGTGGACCTTTACGCCGGCCCCCGGGGCTTCGTGGGGCATATCGGAGGGGACGACTTCGTTTTTGTGGTTCCTCTTGAGGTAGCCGAAAAGATGTCCAGGGAGATTATTCAGAAATTTGATCAGCTTATCATTAATTTTGTGGATCCCGAAGACAGGGAGAGGGGCTGTCTAGTTACCACGGATCGGCAGGGTGTTTTGTGCCGGATGCCCTGGCCCTCGGTATCCATTGCTATCGTGCCGGTGTGGAAGGATCGATTTCACCACTACGGGGAGGTGGCGGCCATAGCGGCCCAGCTCAAACATTATGTCAAAAGAGTTCCCGGAAGTATTTACTTAGTGGATCGACGGAAATAG
- a CDS encoding A24 family peptidase: MIGIFALVLGLILGSFLNVVIYRLPRGLSLVRPRSFCPRCKHQLRWYENIPLFSYLLQRGRCRSCGAPIDIRYPLVETLSGLLAFYFVSRYGIAPAAVGFYSFSFLLLAAAFIDLEHRIIPDEITLGGIPAGLIFSPWNPLAGPGEALLGALCGAGAFYLLGEYYLWIRKREGLGEGDYKFLAMIGAFLGPVNLIPVIFMASLWGVFGVLITGLFKKEKISGGLALPFGPFLSLGALSVVMFPKLTAFLFPSIH; encoded by the coding sequence GTGATAGGGATCTTCGCGCTCGTTTTGGGATTGATCCTCGGAAGTTTTCTCAATGTGGTTATTTATCGTCTTCCCCGAGGACTTTCACTGGTAAGACCTCGGTCCTTCTGTCCCCGATGTAAACATCAACTCCGGTGGTATGAAAATATTCCCCTCTTCTCCTATCTTCTCCAGAGAGGACGCTGTAGAAGCTGTGGGGCTCCCATAGATATTCGCTATCCTCTGGTGGAGACGCTCTCCGGTCTCCTCGCCTTTTATTTTGTTTCCAGATACGGCATTGCCCCGGCTGCGGTAGGATTCTATAGTTTTTCCTTTCTTCTTCTCGCCGCCGCTTTTATCGATCTGGAGCACCGTATTATCCCGGACGAGATCACCCTGGGCGGTATCCCCGCCGGTCTGATCTTCTCTCCCTGGAATCCTCTGGCAGGCCCCGGAGAGGCCCTGCTGGGGGCTCTCTGCGGGGCCGGAGCCTTCTACCTCCTGGGGGAATACTACCTGTGGATAAGAAAACGGGAGGGCCTAGGTGAGGGAGATTACAAGTTCCTGGCCATGATCGGGGCCTTCCTCGGCCCCGTGAACCTTATTCCGGTGATCTTTATGGCCTCCCTCTGGGGGGTTTTCGGGGTCTTAATTACCGGTCTTTTCAAGAAAGAGAAAATATCCGGCGGGTTAGCCCTTCCGTTCGGTCCCTTTCTTAGTCTTGGAGCCCTTTCCGTGGTGATGTTTCCTAAACTGACTGCATTCCTATTTCCGTCGATCCACTAA
- a CDS encoding Mrp/NBP35 family ATP-binding protein, whose translation MSELRDKVLEALKRVKDPELNRDLVSLGMIREVEVSPEGRVRMVVALTTGGCPLKRQIAEEVKRAVDAVEGVSGVEVELSVMTPEERARIFGTRPKKEHLGIRDVRFVLAVASGKGGVGKSTVTVNLAVALTRRGFKSGIMDADLYGPNIPLLMGFLEEERPEVVAGKIQPPVRHGVKVMSFAFLAPPGQPFIWRGPLVGKALREMAEVVEWGPLDFLLVDLPPGTGDAPLSVCHTYQPRGVILVTTPQELSVADVRRCAKMFEDLGVPILGLVENMAYLRVEGQTIPVFGEGGGERLSRELSVPLLSRIPLEPEINRRGEPVVLSPESEAGRAFEELAEKLITAVFGS comes from the coding sequence ATGTCGGAACTCAGGGATAAGGTGCTCGAGGCCCTCAAACGGGTAAAGGACCCGGAGCTCAACCGGGATCTGGTCTCTCTGGGGATGATCCGGGAGGTGGAGGTCTCCCCGGAGGGCAGGGTCAGGATGGTGGTGGCCCTTACCACCGGAGGGTGTCCGCTGAAGCGGCAGATCGCCGAGGAGGTGAAACGGGCGGTGGACGCGGTGGAGGGGGTCTCCGGGGTGGAGGTGGAGCTTTCCGTAATGACCCCCGAGGAGAGGGCCAGAATTTTCGGGACCAGGCCCAAAAAGGAACACCTGGGGATCCGGGATGTGCGATTCGTGCTGGCGGTGGCCAGCGGCAAGGGCGGGGTGGGCAAGAGCACGGTCACGGTGAACCTGGCGGTGGCGCTCACCCGGAGGGGCTTCAAGTCCGGGATCATGGACGCGGATCTCTACGGCCCCAACATCCCCCTTCTCATGGGATTTCTCGAGGAGGAGCGACCGGAGGTGGTGGCGGGGAAGATCCAGCCCCCGGTGCGTCACGGGGTCAAGGTGATGAGTTTCGCCTTTCTGGCCCCGCCGGGCCAGCCCTTCATCTGGCGCGGGCCGCTGGTGGGAAAAGCCCTGCGGGAGATGGCCGAGGTGGTGGAGTGGGGGCCGCTTGACTTCCTCCTGGTGGACCTTCCCCCCGGCACCGGCGACGCCCCCCTTTCGGTCTGTCACACCTATCAGCCCAGAGGGGTCATCCTGGTAACCACTCCGCAGGAGCTTTCGGTGGCCGATGTGCGCCGCTGTGCCAAGATGTTCGAGGACCTGGGAGTGCCCATTCTGGGACTGGTGGAAAACATGGCCTACCTGCGGGTGGAGGGGCAGACCATCCCGGTCTTCGGTGAGGGAGGTGGGGAAAGGCTTTCCCGGGAGCTCTCGGTGCCGCTTCTTTCCCGCATCCCCCTGGAGCCGGAGATAAATCGGCGGGGGGAGCCGGTGGTGCTAAGTCCCGAAAGCGAAGCCGGAAGGGCCTTCGAGGAACTGGCCGAGAAGCTGATCACCGCGGTCTTCGGCTCATGA
- the dapB gene encoding 4-hydroxy-tetrahydrodipicolinate reductase — MVRAIVAGAAGRMGSTIIRNIVKTGGIELVAAFERPESPAVGKDVAEVAGLPEKTGIVVEDSLEKVIEKGDVIIDFTFHTASLAHARLNARYGKAMVIGTTGFTKEELAEVHELARKSFPLVQAYNMSLGINLLYKLVEIATRILGEDFDIEIVEAHHRMKKDAPSGTALALAEVIARTLGWDDSTFRFCREGIIGERPRREIGIQTIRAGEIVGEHTVLFAGPGERIELTHRAASRDTFARGAVRAALWVVGRAPGVYDMHDVLGLK; from the coding sequence ATGGTTAGAGCCATAGTGGCCGGAGCGGCCGGACGGATGGGATCCACCATAATCCGCAACATCGTGAAGACCGGGGGTATCGAACTGGTCGCGGCCTTCGAGCGTCCGGAAAGCCCGGCGGTGGGAAAGGATGTGGCCGAGGTGGCCGGGCTCCCCGAAAAGACCGGAATAGTGGTGGAGGACTCCCTGGAAAAGGTCATCGAGAAGGGAGATGTGATCATAGACTTCACCTTTCACACGGCCTCGCTCGCGCACGCCCGCCTCAATGCCCGCTACGGAAAGGCCATGGTGATCGGGACCACGGGCTTTACCAAAGAGGAACTGGCGGAGGTCCACGAGCTGGCCCGGAAAAGTTTCCCTCTGGTTCAGGCCTACAACATGAGCCTGGGCATAAACCTGCTTTACAAACTGGTGGAGATCGCCACCAGGATCCTGGGCGAGGACTTCGACATCGAGATCGTCGAGGCTCACCACCGCATGAAAAAGGACGCCCCGAGCGGCACGGCCCTGGCCCTGGCCGAGGTTATCGCCCGGACCCTGGGCTGGGACGATTCCACTTTTCGTTTTTGCCGGGAGGGGATCATCGGCGAGCGTCCCCGGAGGGAGATCGGCATTCAGACCATCCGGGCCGGGGAGATCGTGGGCGAACACACGGTGCTCTTTGCCGGGCCCGGGGAACGGATTGAGCTCACCCACCGGGCGGCAAGCCGGGACACCTTTGCCCGGGGAGCGGTGCGGGCCGCCCTCTGGGTGGTTGGCAGGGCTCCCGGGGTTTACGACATGCACGATGTGCTGGGGCTTAAGTGA
- a CDS encoding DUF2283 domain-containing protein gives MKIYYDKDVDTLYIKLSNKKPDGVIEIIEGINLDTTEDGKIVGIEILDASQKIDLKTILNYSLSVSRKDLLQILSNRPLQRPA, from the coding sequence ATGAAAATTTATTACGATAAGGATGTAGATACTCTTTATATCAAATTAAGTAATAAAAAACCGGATGGTGTGATAGAAATTATAGAAGGAATAAATCTTGACACTACGGAAGATGGCAAGATTGTAGGGATAGAAATTTTGGATGCTTCTCAAAAAATAGATTTAAAAACGATATTGAATTACTCCTTGTCTGTAAGCCGGAAAGATTTGTTGCAAATTCTGTCTAACAGACCTCTCCAGCGGCCGGCATAA
- a CDS encoding DUF364 domain-containing protein, whose translation MNLYARLMEMALPSARGRLLERVFVGLGYTAVELTGGLAGLAYTLFEAGCCEYLPREVVLHGRPADLVLRGLLSPHPLERTVALAVANALLNHRELPVVPGDVLDLVRPQPEDEVAIVGYFEPLYRKLSGRVKNLWVFEKGERLGPGLLSEAEMPEFLPRASLVFVTSVTLINRTLEDILSRIERAREVVLLGPSTPLAPEVFRDLPVSLLSGVRVRDSEGVFRAVAEARGFPGLKAFVEKVNVRV comes from the coding sequence ATGAACCTCTACGCCCGATTGATGGAGATGGCGTTGCCTTCGGCCCGGGGCAGGCTCCTGGAACGGGTGTTCGTCGGTCTGGGCTACACGGCGGTGGAACTCACGGGTGGGCTTGCGGGGCTGGCTTACACCCTGTTTGAGGCGGGCTGCTGCGAGTATCTTCCCCGGGAGGTGGTCCTTCACGGCCGTCCCGCGGACCTGGTCCTGAGGGGGCTTCTTTCGCCCCATCCCCTGGAAAGGACCGTGGCCCTCGCCGTGGCCAACGCCCTTCTCAATCATCGGGAACTGCCCGTGGTGCCGGGGGATGTACTGGATCTGGTACGGCCCCAGCCGGAGGACGAGGTGGCCATAGTGGGCTACTTCGAGCCCCTCTACCGGAAACTTTCGGGCAGGGTGAAAAACCTCTGGGTCTTTGAGAAGGGAGAGCGTCTGGGGCCGGGGCTTCTTTCCGAGGCGGAGATGCCGGAGTTTTTGCCCCGGGCCAGTCTGGTCTTCGTCACCTCGGTAACCCTCATCAACCGCACTCTTGAGGACATCCTTTCCCGAATCGAAAGAGCCCGGGAGGTGGTTCTCCTCGGGCCGAGCACGCCGCTTGCCCCGGAGGTCTTCCGGGATCTTCCGGTGAGTCTTCTCTCGGGGGTGAGGGTCCGGGATTCCGAAGGGGTCTTTCGGGCCGTGGCCGAGGCCCGGGGGTTTCCGGGGTTAAAGGCCTTCGTGGAAAAAGTAAATGTGCGGGTATGA